A genomic segment from Deinococcus sp. YIM 77859 encodes:
- a CDS encoding Bax inhibitor-1/YccA family protein has translation MQLTATRTESLVRTFMARTYSWMAAGLALTAGIAYLTAQNEGLASQVMGLRLPLILAQLAIVFVLSLAAQRLSSAVAGLLFIAYAALTGLTFSALLLAYSPTAVTAAFLTTAGTFGAMSVAGYTIKRDLSALGRFFLFAVLGLLIAMIVNLFVASSALTLGISIVGVLLFAGLTAYDTQMLRNLALSGLEGETAERAAINGALALYLDFINMFLFLLRLFGFAGSSDD, from the coding sequence ATGCAACTCACTGCGACTCGGACAGAATCTCTGGTTCGTACCTTTATGGCGCGGACGTACTCGTGGATGGCGGCAGGCCTGGCCCTCACCGCCGGGATCGCCTACCTCACCGCGCAGAACGAGGGGCTGGCCTCCCAGGTGATGGGCCTGCGGCTGCCGCTGATTTTGGCGCAGCTCGCCATCGTGTTTGTGCTGAGTTTGGCCGCGCAGCGCCTGAGCAGCGCCGTGGCGGGCCTCCTTTTCATCGCCTACGCCGCCCTGACTGGCCTCACCTTCAGTGCCCTGCTCCTTGCCTACAGCCCCACGGCGGTCACGGCGGCCTTCCTGACGACGGCGGGCACCTTTGGAGCGATGAGCGTGGCCGGGTACACCATCAAGCGTGACCTCAGCGCGCTGGGTCGCTTCTTCCTGTTCGCCGTGCTGGGTCTCCTGATCGCCATGATCGTGAACCTCTTTGTGGCGAGCAGCGCCCTGACCCTGGGCATCAGCATCGTGGGCGTACTGCTGTTCGCGGGTCTGACCGCCTACGACACGCAGATGCTGCGCAACCTGGCGCTGAGTGGCCTTGAAGGCGAGACGGCCGAGCGGGCGGCAATCAACGGGGCGCTCGCCCTGTACCTCGACTTTATCAACATGTTCCTGTTTCTCCTGCGGCTTTTCGGCTTCGCGGGGAGCAGTGACGACTGA
- the treY gene encoding malto-oligosyltrehalose synthase, translating to MTAERTHIPSATYRLQLQREFDFAAARRVLPYLARLGITDLYLSPIWKSTPGSTHGYDVTDHAQINPELGGETGLRRLAARAQHLGLGLIVDFVPNHMGIQGGHNPYWEDVLTHGQASRYAHFFDISWHPLKRALEGKVLLPVLGDQYGRVLERRELQLIHEGGRFFLTYWERRLPVSPRSLAGLLGELAAAAHTKVCAEDRAELASIARAAANLPASVTADLTDADRVARAEEAQVITRRLGALLDASSPVQRALDELLSAVNADPARLDALIQQQNYRLASWRVASEEINYRRFFDINDLAALRMEDARVFAWAHAKLFELIRDGVVKGVRLDHTDGLFDPAGYFLSLQRGAARALGREWNGPEDGPLPLYVVAEKILEPGERLPEDWAVHGTTGYDFLAQVNGVFVDNTNEEDVSAIYRRQTGDRETYAEHLYRGKYLIQRLSLPGEVNVLAEHLERIAESDLRSRDFTLSALREAIREVIAAFPVYRTYVRADGSREPGDNAKIKQAIRAAREHSRRLERDLDPSLFDFLEAVLTLDAPDAATRERYASFALKFQQLTGPVTAKGAEDTAFYRYARLLSLNEVGSDPAHFGTPRRAFHEEALQRAQRWPAAMLNTSTHDTKRGEDTRARISVLSEMPQTWMAYLSAWSPLIRPLERSLDSGRAPLPLDVYVFLQTVLGAYPLDGELSGFADRLSAYMVKASREAKLRTSWLSPDAAYEEALDGLVRGLLANERFLEGLRELHGRISPYGAQNGLSATLVRLTAPGVPDTYQGTEGWNQSLVDPDNRRPVDYTWRNRTLARIEKRWPEDGLKLARDLLARYEDGAVKVLVTWAALRARAAHRELFGQGSYRPLEAGKYLLAFAREHGEDVAVTVAPRLTYTLTRERTPWALGEVWGNRQLPLPRPGTYENVLTGERFRARGEKIPLAKVLEEFPLALLVRREG from the coding sequence ATGACCGCAGAGCGCACCCACATCCCCTCCGCGACCTACCGCCTCCAGCTTCAGCGCGAGTTCGACTTCGCTGCCGCGCGGCGGGTGCTGCCCTACCTCGCGCGGCTGGGAATCACTGACCTCTACCTCTCCCCCATCTGGAAAAGCACGCCGGGATCCACCCACGGCTACGACGTGACGGACCACGCCCAGATCAACCCAGAACTGGGGGGCGAGACGGGCCTGCGGCGGCTGGCAGCTCGCGCGCAGCACCTCGGCCTGGGCCTGATCGTGGACTTCGTGCCCAACCACATGGGCATTCAGGGCGGGCACAACCCGTACTGGGAAGACGTGCTCACCCACGGACAGGCCAGCCGCTACGCGCACTTTTTTGACATCTCCTGGCATCCGCTCAAGCGCGCCTTGGAGGGCAAGGTCCTGCTGCCCGTGCTGGGGGACCAGTACGGGCGGGTGCTGGAACGGCGCGAACTGCAGCTCATCCACGAGGGGGGACGCTTCTTTCTGACGTACTGGGAACGTCGCCTGCCGGTCTCGCCGCGCAGCCTGGCCGGGCTGCTGGGCGAACTGGCCGCAGCGGCCCACACCAAGGTCTGCGCCGAGGACCGTGCCGAACTGGCGAGCATCGCGCGAGCGGCGGCCAACCTGCCCGCCTCGGTCACCGCGGACCTCACCGACGCGGACCGCGTGGCGCGAGCAGAAGAGGCGCAGGTCATCACCCGCCGCCTAGGCGCGCTGCTGGACGCGTCTTCCCCGGTGCAAAGGGCGCTGGATGAGCTGCTGAGCGCCGTCAACGCCGATCCTGCTCGGCTGGACGCCCTGATTCAGCAGCAGAACTACCGCCTGGCCTCCTGGCGGGTGGCGAGCGAGGAGATCAACTACCGGCGCTTTTTTGACATCAATGATCTCGCGGCGCTGCGGATGGAGGACGCGCGGGTCTTCGCCTGGGCCCACGCCAAGCTGTTTGAGCTCATTCGAGACGGCGTGGTAAAGGGTGTGCGCCTCGACCACACCGACGGCCTCTTTGATCCGGCGGGATACTTCCTGTCGCTTCAGCGCGGCGCGGCCAGAGCGCTGGGCCGCGAGTGGAACGGCCCGGAGGACGGCCCCCTACCGCTGTACGTGGTGGCGGAAAAGATCCTGGAACCGGGTGAGCGGCTGCCGGAGGATTGGGCGGTGCACGGAACGACCGGCTACGACTTCCTGGCGCAGGTGAACGGCGTGTTTGTGGACAACACGAACGAGGAAGACGTGAGCGCCATCTATCGCCGTCAGACCGGAGACCGCGAGACGTACGCCGAGCACCTGTACCGGGGCAAGTACCTGATCCAGCGCCTCTCTCTTCCCGGTGAGGTCAACGTCCTGGCCGAGCACCTCGAGCGCATCGCAGAATCAGACCTGCGCTCGCGGGATTTCACGCTCTCGGCGCTGCGCGAGGCTATTCGCGAGGTGATCGCGGCGTTTCCGGTGTACCGCACCTACGTGCGTGCAGACGGCTCGCGCGAGCCTGGAGACAACGCGAAGATCAAGCAGGCGATCCGCGCCGCGCGCGAGCACAGCCGCCGCCTGGAACGGGACCTTGACCCCAGCCTGTTCGACTTCCTGGAGGCCGTCTTGACGCTCGACGCGCCCGACGCAGCCACGCGGGAACGGTACGCTTCCTTTGCGCTAAAATTCCAGCAGCTCACCGGCCCGGTGACGGCCAAGGGCGCAGAAGACACCGCCTTTTACCGCTATGCCCGCCTGCTCTCCCTCAATGAGGTGGGCAGTGATCCCGCTCACTTCGGGACGCCCCGCCGGGCCTTTCACGAGGAGGCCCTTCAGCGGGCCCAGCGCTGGCCCGCGGCGATGCTCAACACCAGCACCCACGACACGAAGCGCGGCGAGGATACCCGCGCCCGCATCAGCGTCCTCAGCGAGATGCCGCAGACGTGGATGGCGTACCTGAGCGCTTGGTCCCCCCTCATCCGGCCCCTGGAGCGCTCGCTTGACTCGGGCCGCGCGCCGCTGCCCCTAGATGTCTACGTCTTCCTGCAAACCGTGCTGGGGGCCTACCCGCTTGACGGCGAGCTCAGCGGCTTTGCCGACCGCCTCAGCGCGTACATGGTCAAGGCCAGCCGCGAGGCAAAACTGCGCACGAGCTGGCTGTCCCCCGACGCGGCCTATGAGGAGGCGCTGGACGGACTGGTGCGCGGCCTCCTCGCCAACGAGCGCTTTCTGGAGGGGCTGAGGGAACTGCACGGACGCATCAGTCCCTATGGGGCACAAAACGGCCTCTCGGCCACCCTGGTGCGCCTGACCGCGCCCGGCGTTCCGGATACCTATCAGGGCACAGAGGGCTGGAACCAGAGCCTGGTGGACCCTGACAACCGCCGCCCGGTGGACTATACGTGGCGAAACCGGACCCTCGCGCGCATCGAGAAACGCTGGCCGGAGGACGGCCTCAAGCTCGCCCGCGACCTCCTCGCTCGCTACGAGGACGGGGCCGTCAAGGTGCTGGTCACCTGGGCCGCCCTGCGGGCCCGGGCCGCCCACCGGGAGCTGTTTGGCCAGGGCAGCTACCGCCCACTGGAGGCGGGGAAGTACCTGCTCGCCTTTGCCCGCGAACACGGGGAGGACGTGGCGGTCACGGTCGCGCCTCGCCTGACCTATACCCTCACCCGCGAGCGAACGCCGTGGGCGCTGGGCGAAGTCTGGGGGAACCGGCAGCTCCCCCTTCCCCGCCCGGGCACATACGAGAACGTGCTGACCGGCGAGCGCTTCCGGGCGCGCGGCGAGAAGATTCCGCTGGCAAAGGTGCTGGAGGAGTTTCCGCTGGCGCTCCTGGTCCGGCGGGAGGGGTGA
- the treZ gene encoding malto-oligosyltrehalose trehalohydrolase has translation MTMSPASGAHPQKTAQDAQAPRLGAHLLPGGGTCFRVWTTTTTDVAVRVNGEPHPMHPQGEGLFELVLPVGAGTRYLFLLDGVPTPDPYALFLPDGVHGEAEVVDLHAYTWQHTNWRGLPLAECVFYELHVGTFTPEGTYRAATEKLPELAALGVTAIELMPLAAFPGGRGWGYDGVAPYAPYAPYGRPEDLMALIDAAHGHGLAVFLDAVYNHFGPDGNYLSAYSPRYFTERFHTPWGAGLDYAEPHMRRLITENARMWLRDYRFDGLRLDATQEMQDDSPVHILRELADEVHALGGTHLLLAEDYRNLPELVTEYHLDGMWVDDFHHEVRVTLTGDRDGYYAAFQGGAAALANVINRGWVYEGQVWPLDEKLHGGPQRGKPADGLGAASFVYFIQNHDQVGNRAVGDRVHHLERVPLALFRGASTLLLTLPMTPLLFQGQEWAASAPFPFFSDHHGELGQLVSEGRRREFSLFEGFAGEVLDPQAETTFQLAKLNWAEREQGEHARTLALYRDLLHLRRKDPVLRHRDRSGLRAGHVGDVLWVRHVTESGERVLLWNVGREAADAQALGLPFSLPTPVLLHSEGREGMRLERGEAVLLGSDA, from the coding sequence ATGACGATGTCCCCTGCTTCCGGTGCTCATCCTCAGAAAACGGCGCAGGACGCGCAAGCGCCCCGCCTGGGCGCGCACCTTCTGCCTGGCGGCGGCACCTGCTTTCGCGTCTGGACCACCACGACCACAGACGTGGCGGTGCGAGTCAATGGCGAGCCCCACCCCATGCACCCACAGGGGGAGGGTCTTTTTGAGCTGGTTCTCCCCGTCGGCGCAGGCACGCGGTACCTCTTCCTGCTGGATGGGGTGCCCACGCCCGACCCCTATGCGCTCTTCCTGCCTGACGGCGTCCATGGCGAGGCCGAGGTGGTGGACCTGCACGCCTATACCTGGCAGCACACGAACTGGCGGGGTCTTCCCCTCGCCGAGTGCGTGTTCTACGAGCTGCATGTGGGGACCTTTACCCCCGAAGGCACCTACCGGGCGGCCACCGAGAAACTGCCCGAACTGGCCGCGCTGGGGGTGACGGCCATCGAGCTGATGCCGCTGGCGGCCTTTCCCGGGGGGCGCGGCTGGGGCTATGACGGTGTGGCGCCCTACGCGCCCTACGCGCCCTATGGCCGTCCGGAAGACCTCATGGCCCTGATCGATGCCGCCCACGGGCACGGCCTGGCGGTCTTTCTGGACGCCGTGTACAACCACTTCGGGCCGGACGGCAACTACCTGAGTGCCTACAGCCCCCGCTACTTCACCGAACGCTTCCATACTCCCTGGGGCGCGGGGCTGGACTACGCCGAGCCGCACATGCGCCGCCTCATCACCGAGAATGCCCGGATGTGGCTGCGTGACTACCGCTTTGACGGCCTGCGGCTGGACGCCACGCAGGAGATGCAAGACGACTCGCCCGTTCACATCCTGCGCGAACTCGCTGACGAGGTCCACGCGCTGGGCGGCACCCACCTGCTCCTGGCCGAGGACTACCGCAACCTGCCCGAACTGGTCACCGAGTACCACCTCGACGGCATGTGGGTGGACGACTTTCACCACGAGGTCCGGGTCACGCTGACTGGGGACCGCGACGGCTATTACGCAGCCTTTCAGGGCGGCGCGGCGGCGCTGGCCAACGTGATCAACCGGGGCTGGGTCTACGAGGGGCAGGTCTGGCCGCTTGATGAGAAGCTGCACGGCGGCCCACAGCGGGGTAAACCCGCCGACGGTCTTGGCGCCGCCAGCTTCGTCTACTTCATCCAGAACCACGACCAGGTTGGGAACCGAGCGGTAGGGGACCGAGTGCATCACCTGGAACGCGTTCCTCTCGCCCTGTTTCGGGGAGCCTCGACGCTGCTTCTGACGCTGCCGATGACGCCGCTGCTCTTTCAGGGGCAGGAGTGGGCAGCCTCGGCACCCTTTCCCTTCTTCAGTGACCATCACGGCGAATTGGGCCAGCTCGTCAGCGAGGGGCGGCGGCGGGAGTTCAGTCTTTTCGAGGGCTTTGCGGGCGAGGTGCTCGATCCCCAGGCAGAGACGACCTTTCAACTCGCCAAACTGAACTGGGCCGAACGCGAGCAGGGCGAGCACGCCCGCACGCTCGCGCTCTACCGCGACCTGCTGCACCTGCGCCGCAAAGACCCCGTGCTGCGCCACCGGGACCGCAGCGGCCTGCGGGCCGGGCATGTCGGCGACGTGCTGTGGGTGCGCCACGTGACGGAGAGCGGTGAACGGGTGCTGCTGTGGAACGTGGGGCGGGAGGCGGCCGACGCCCAGGCGCTAGGCCTTCCCTTCTCGCTCCCCACTCCGGTGCTCCTGCACTCCGAGGGGCGCGAAGGAATGCGGCTCGAGCGCGGCGAGGCGGTGCTGCTGGGGTCCGACGCATGA
- the glgX gene encoding glycogen debranching protein GlgX, with protein MTTTEPAPFPGLTANTPVRVRPGSPYPLGATWDGKGTNFALYSEHATGVELCLFDEQGQETRYRLPERTAFVWHGYLPGVGPGQRYGYRVYGEYAPEKGLRFNPNVVLLDPYAKALDGTERFERGVFGYVPGGDDLTMQTAEQRGAPLGIVIDPLFNWVGDQKPNIPFHQSVIYETHVKGLTMTHPDVPEALRGTYAGVATEPVLRYLKELGITAVEFLPVHQHVDDPFLLEKGLTNYWGYSTLSFFAPDVRYSAAARRGDPAGAVPEFKNMVRALHDAGIEVILDVVYNHTAEGNHLGPTLSFKGIDNPTYYRLVADNPRFYFDYTGTGNSLNVRHPQTLQLIMDSLRYWVTEMHVDGFRFDLASTLARGLHEVDQLSSFFTIIHQDPVLSQVKLIAEPWDVGEGGYQVGNFPVKWAEWNGLYRDSIRAFWKGEGGLASEIGYRLTGSSDLYQNDGRKPYASINFVTAHDGFTLRDLVSYNEKHNEANGENNQDGHNHNLSWNCGVEGPTDDPEVNRLRAQQQRNFLATLLLGQGTPMILGGDEIGRTQQGNNNAYCQDNPLSWYDWTNLDADLLAFTRRVIGLRKAHPALHRRKFFSGRTIRGENVRDIVWLRFDGQEMSDEDWNNPQTQSLGMFLDGLGLDDIDAQGRPLTDDHLLLLLSSSYIDLPFRLPELAGCQTWELLLDTSDDGAREWRRAGEETTLKARSLKLYRCAHAEPSTPAADEAQD; from the coding sequence ATGACGACCACTGAACCTGCTCCCTTCCCTGGCCTGACCGCCAACACCCCGGTCCGCGTTCGTCCCGGCAGTCCCTATCCGCTCGGGGCGACCTGGGACGGCAAGGGGACCAACTTCGCGCTGTACTCGGAACACGCCACCGGCGTCGAACTGTGCCTCTTTGACGAACAAGGCCAGGAGACGCGGTACCGGTTGCCGGAACGCACGGCCTTTGTGTGGCACGGCTACCTGCCGGGGGTGGGGCCGGGGCAGCGGTACGGGTACCGGGTGTACGGCGAGTACGCGCCGGAAAAGGGCCTGCGCTTCAATCCGAACGTGGTGCTGCTCGACCCCTACGCCAAGGCCCTCGACGGCACGGAACGCTTCGAGCGCGGCGTCTTCGGCTACGTGCCGGGAGGTGACGACCTCACCATGCAGACGGCGGAGCAGCGCGGCGCACCGCTGGGGATCGTGATCGATCCGCTGTTTAACTGGGTGGGGGACCAGAAGCCCAACATTCCCTTTCACCAGTCGGTGATCTACGAGACGCACGTCAAGGGCCTCACCATGACGCATCCCGATGTGCCCGAGGCTCTGCGCGGCACCTATGCGGGTGTGGCGACCGAACCGGTCTTGCGGTACCTCAAGGAGCTGGGCATCACCGCCGTCGAGTTCCTGCCGGTGCATCAGCACGTGGATGATCCCTTCCTGCTCGAGAAGGGCCTGACCAACTACTGGGGCTACTCCACCCTGAGTTTTTTCGCGCCGGACGTGCGCTATTCGGCGGCGGCGCGGCGGGGCGACCCGGCGGGAGCCGTGCCCGAGTTCAAGAACATGGTGCGGGCCCTGCACGACGCGGGGATCGAGGTGATTCTCGACGTGGTGTATAACCACACCGCCGAAGGCAACCACCTGGGGCCGACCCTGTCCTTTAAGGGGATTGACAACCCGACGTACTACCGTCTGGTGGCCGACAACCCCCGCTTCTACTTCGACTACACCGGCACCGGCAACAGCCTGAACGTTCGGCATCCGCAGACGCTGCAGCTCATCATGGACTCGCTGCGCTACTGGGTGACCGAGATGCACGTGGACGGCTTTCGCTTTGACCTCGCCTCCACGCTCGCGCGTGGGCTGCACGAGGTGGACCAGCTCTCCTCCTTCTTCACGATCATTCACCAGGACCCGGTGCTCAGCCAGGTAAAACTCATCGCCGAGCCGTGGGATGTGGGCGAGGGCGGCTACCAGGTGGGGAATTTCCCGGTGAAGTGGGCGGAGTGGAATGGCCTATACCGCGACTCCATCCGCGCCTTTTGGAAGGGCGAGGGCGGGCTCGCCTCCGAGATCGGCTACCGCCTGACGGGCTCTTCGGACCTGTACCAGAATGACGGCCGCAAGCCCTATGCCTCCATCAACTTCGTGACGGCGCACGACGGCTTTACCCTGCGTGACCTGGTCTCCTACAACGAGAAGCACAACGAGGCCAACGGGGAGAACAACCAAGACGGCCACAACCATAACCTCTCCTGGAACTGCGGCGTAGAAGGCCCCACCGACGACCCGGAGGTGAACCGCTTGCGGGCCCAGCAGCAGCGCAACTTCCTGGCGACCCTGCTGCTGGGGCAGGGCACGCCGATGATCCTGGGCGGCGACGAGATCGGGCGTACCCAGCAGGGCAACAACAACGCCTACTGTCAGGACAACCCCCTCAGCTGGTACGACTGGACCAACCTGGACGCCGACCTGCTGGCCTTTACTCGGCGGGTGATCGGGCTGCGCAAAGCCCACCCGGCGCTGCACCGCCGCAAGTTCTTCAGCGGCCGCACCATTCGTGGGGAGAACGTGCGCGATATCGTCTGGCTGCGCTTTGACGGCCAGGAGATGAGCGACGAGGACTGGAATAACCCGCAGACCCAGTCGCTGGGCATGTTCCTTGACGGCCTAGGCCTGGACGATATCGACGCCCAGGGCCGTCCCCTCACCGATGACCACCTGTTGCTGCTGCTGAGTTCCTCCTACATCGACCTGCCGTTCCGGCTGCCCGAGCTGGCGGGCTGTCAAACCTGGGAACTGCTGCTCGATACCAGTGACGACGGAGCCCGCGAATGGCGGCGGGCGGGGGAGGAAACGACCCTCAAGGCCCGCTCCCTCAAGCTCTACCGCTGTGCCCACGCTGAGCCGTCCACCCCCGCGGCCGACGAGGCGCAGGACTAA
- a CDS encoding ABC transporter substrate-binding protein codes for MKRTLLFLLTLTLAASTAQAQQAKELRLGVFPNVTHAAGLVGIQRGLFQKELGNVRLVVKEFANGSQVNEAFAAGAIDAAYVGPGPAMNAFLRGVPIQVMAGAANAGAVLVARGDSGVRNVKGLSGKKVAVPTRGSTQDISLRHLLHENGLRATDEGGTVTVVPIDPANMPAAFASKQVDAALVQEPWGAIMESQGARLIAGEKAIWAGGNYTTTVLVVSTRFAAQNPEIVKDLLRGHLAAINFIRKSNAGAQKAIADQIEAFTGKRPNTAELFKALARTKVTWDINLGTLAEYAQLNKEAGFARDVPDLNRFVNLSVVRGLAK; via the coding sequence ATGAAGCGGACGCTCCTTTTCCTCCTGACGCTGACCCTGGCCGCGAGCACGGCGCAGGCGCAGCAGGCCAAAGAACTTCGCCTGGGAGTCTTTCCCAATGTGACGCACGCCGCCGGGCTGGTCGGGATCCAGCGCGGCCTCTTTCAGAAAGAACTCGGGAACGTGCGGCTGGTCGTCAAGGAGTTTGCCAACGGCTCGCAGGTTAATGAGGCCTTTGCGGCGGGGGCGATCGACGCGGCTTATGTCGGCCCCGGCCCGGCGATGAACGCCTTCCTGCGCGGCGTGCCCATTCAGGTGATGGCGGGCGCGGCCAATGCGGGTGCCGTGCTGGTGGCGCGGGGGGACAGCGGGGTCCGCAACGTGAAGGGGTTGAGCGGCAAAAAGGTCGCGGTGCCCACCCGCGGTTCCACCCAGGACATCAGCCTGCGGCACCTGCTGCACGAGAACGGCCTGCGAGCGACGGACGAGGGCGGCACCGTCACCGTCGTGCCCATCGATCCGGCCAACATGCCCGCGGCCTTTGCGAGCAAGCAGGTGGACGCGGCGCTCGTGCAGGAGCCCTGGGGGGCCATCATGGAGTCGCAGGGGGCGCGGCTCATCGCGGGCGAAAAGGCCATTTGGGCGGGGGGCAACTACACCACGACGGTCCTGGTGGTGAGCACCCGGTTCGCCGCGCAGAATCCCGAGATCGTCAAAGACCTGCTGCGCGGGCATCTCGCCGCCATCAACTTCATCCGGAAGAGCAACGCGGGGGCACAAAAGGCCATCGCGGACCAGATCGAGGCCTTTACCGGCAAGCGGCCCAACACGGCGGAACTCTTCAAGGCGCTGGCCCGGACCAAGGTGACCTGGGACATCAACCTGGGGACCCTGGCCGAGTACGCCCAGCTCAACAAGGAGGCGGGCTTCGCGCGCGACGTGCCCGATCTGAACCGCTTCGTGAACCTGAGCGTGGTGCGGGGGCTGGCGAAGTAA